In a single window of the Saccharothrix australiensis genome:
- the alr gene encoding alanine racemase, giving the protein MAALRAEVVIDLDNLRHNVSLLAGLAPRAETMAVVKADGYGHGAVEVARAALESGASWIGACSLGEALALREAGITAPVLAWLDLPGTDYAPGVAARVDLSVSSARQLAEVAEAARAVGVEARVHLKIDTGLSRNGCRPEEWSALVEKAAATPEVRVHAVWTHLACADEVGHPATDAQAERFDDAYREAVAAGLSPLRHVANSAALLTRPDLHFDLVRPGIAVYGLNPVPQPFDLRPVMTFRSSVALTKRIPAGESVSYGLSWTAGAPTTLALVPVGYGDGVPRTLSHRMHVWLAGRRRPVVGRVCMDQVVVDCGDDVVAEGDEVVLFGTGERGEPTAREWADLAGTIDYEIVTGMHRPRVTRTYR; this is encoded by the coding sequence ATGGCTGCTCTCCGCGCTGAGGTCGTGATCGACCTCGACAACCTCCGACACAACGTTTCGCTCCTGGCCGGCCTCGCGCCGCGTGCCGAGACGATGGCCGTGGTGAAGGCCGACGGGTACGGGCACGGGGCGGTCGAGGTGGCCAGGGCCGCGCTGGAGTCCGGGGCTTCCTGGATCGGCGCCTGCTCGCTGGGCGAGGCACTCGCCCTCCGGGAGGCGGGCATCACCGCACCCGTGCTGGCGTGGCTGGACCTGCCGGGGACGGACTACGCGCCCGGCGTCGCCGCCCGCGTCGACCTGTCCGTGTCGTCGGCGCGGCAGCTGGCCGAGGTCGCCGAGGCCGCCCGCGCGGTGGGCGTGGAGGCCCGCGTCCACCTCAAGATCGACACGGGGCTGTCGCGCAACGGCTGCCGGCCGGAGGAGTGGTCCGCCCTCGTGGAGAAGGCCGCCGCCACGCCCGAGGTGCGGGTGCACGCCGTGTGGACGCACCTCGCCTGCGCCGACGAGGTCGGGCACCCCGCCACGGACGCCCAGGCCGAGCGGTTCGACGACGCCTACCGCGAGGCCGTCGCCGCCGGGCTGTCGCCGCTGCGGCACGTCGCCAACTCGGCGGCCCTGCTCACCCGGCCGGACCTGCACTTCGACCTCGTCCGGCCGGGCATCGCGGTGTACGGGCTCAACCCGGTGCCGCAGCCGTTCGACCTGCGACCCGTGATGACGTTCCGGTCCTCGGTGGCGCTCACCAAGCGCATCCCGGCCGGCGAGTCCGTCTCCTACGGGCTCAGCTGGACGGCCGGCGCCCCGACCACGCTGGCCCTCGTGCCCGTCGGTTACGGGGACGGCGTGCCGCGCACCCTCTCCCACCGGATGCACGTCTGGCTGGCGGGCAGGCGGCGGCCGGTGGTCGGGCGGGTGTGCATGGACCAGGTCGTGGTGGACTGCGGTGACGACGTCGTGGCGGAAGGGGACGAGGTGGTGTTGTTCGGGACGGGCGAGCGCGGCGAGCCGACCGCCCGCGAGTGGGCCGACCTCGCCGGGACCATCGACTACGAGATCGTCACCGGCATGCACCGGCCGCGCGTCACCCGGACCTACCGGTGA
- a CDS encoding NAD(P)H-hydrate dehydratase yields the protein MRGLWTTARVKAAEDRVMARVPAGSLMRRAAFGVATVALEVLAGRRRVGLLVGAGNNGGDALWAGYYLRRRGVSVAAVLLDPPRAHAEGLAAFRRAGGRVVERLVDVDLVIDGIVGLSGRGPLRPAAAEHVAHLDAPVLAVDSPSGVDPDTGAVDGPAVRAAVTVTFGCLKPVHALADCGDVRLVDLGLGAELAGPDLLELEVSDVGAAWPVPGPTDDKYTQGVTGIAAGSATYPGAAVLATGAAVLATSGMVRYAGAAAEHVRSRWPEAICTGSITDAGRVQAWVVGPGLGTGLGAEGVLRAVLEAGVPVCADADAITMLANNPDLWDARDPDTPLVLTPHDREYERLAGKVGDDRVAAARRVAEKFDAVVLLKGHATVVAGPDGRVLVNRARTSWAATAGSGDVLSGLIGALLAAGVDPLLAAGCAARVHVLAAELAADGAPIPASSLLASVPDAIRAVRPLSSP from the coding sequence ATGCGGGGACTGTGGACCACAGCGCGGGTGAAGGCGGCCGAGGACCGGGTCATGGCGAGGGTGCCCGCCGGATCGCTGATGCGGCGGGCGGCGTTCGGCGTGGCGACGGTGGCGCTGGAGGTGCTGGCCGGGCGGCGGCGGGTCGGCCTGCTGGTGGGCGCGGGCAACAACGGCGGCGACGCCCTGTGGGCCGGGTACTACCTGCGCCGGCGCGGCGTCTCCGTGGCGGCGGTGCTGCTCGACCCGCCCCGCGCGCACGCGGAGGGGCTGGCCGCGTTCCGCCGGGCCGGCGGGCGGGTCGTGGAGCGGCTGGTCGACGTCGACCTGGTGATCGACGGCATCGTGGGCCTGTCCGGTCGCGGGCCGCTGCGCCCGGCGGCGGCCGAGCACGTGGCACACCTCGACGCGCCGGTCCTGGCCGTCGACTCGCCCAGCGGGGTCGACCCGGACACGGGCGCCGTCGACGGGCCTGCCGTGCGGGCGGCGGTGACGGTGACGTTCGGGTGCCTCAAGCCCGTGCACGCGCTGGCCGACTGCGGTGACGTGCGGCTGGTCGACCTCGGCCTGGGTGCCGAGCTGGCCGGTCCCGACCTCCTCGAACTGGAGGTGTCGGACGTGGGCGCGGCGTGGCCGGTGCCCGGCCCGACCGACGACAAGTACACCCAGGGCGTGACCGGGATCGCGGCGGGATCGGCGACGTACCCCGGCGCGGCGGTGCTGGCGACCGGCGCGGCGGTGCTGGCGACGTCCGGCATGGTCCGCTACGCGGGCGCGGCGGCGGAGCACGTGCGCTCCCGCTGGCCGGAGGCGATCTGCACCGGTTCCATCACCGACGCGGGCCGCGTGCAGGCGTGGGTGGTGGGGCCGGGGCTCGGCACGGGACTCGGGGCGGAGGGGGTGCTGCGGGCGGTCCTGGAGGCGGGCGTGCCGGTGTGCGCGGACGCCGACGCGATCACGATGCTCGCGAACAACCCGGACCTGTGGGACGCGCGCGACCCGGACACCCCGCTCGTCCTGACCCCGCACGACCGGGAGTACGAGCGCCTGGCCGGGAAGGTCGGCGACGACCGGGTGGCGGCGGCGAGGCGCGTGGCGGAGAAGTTCGACGCGGTGGTGCTGCTGAAGGGGCACGCGACGGTGGTCGCCGGGCCGGACGGTCGGGTCCTGGTCAACCGGGCTCGGACGTCGTGGGCGGCGACGGCCGGTTCGGGCGACGTCCTGTCCGGTCTGATCGGTGCGTTGTTGGCGGCGGGCGTCGACCCGTTGTTGGCGGCCGGGTGCGCGGCGCGGGTGCACGTGCTGGCGGCGGAGCTGGCGGCCGATGGCGCGCCGATCCCGGCGTCGTCCCTGCTGGCGTCGGTGCCGGACGCGATCCGCGCGGTGCGGCCCCTGTCGAGCCCTTGA
- the glmS gene encoding glutamine--fructose-6-phosphate transaminase (isomerizing): MCGIVGYVGHRPALDVVLDGLRRLEYRGYDSAGVAVLDGAGGLAVERRAGRLTNLEDRLDEVGREGFAGTAGMGHTRWATHGAPVDRNSHPHRDATGRVAVVHNGIIENFAALRAELEGRGVELTSDTDSETAAHLIALAYGEGDTEGDLAASVRAVVRRLEGAFTLVVTHADEPDVVVAARRSSPLVVGVGEGETFVASDVSAFIEHTREAVELGQDQVVVIDRSGYTVTDFAGEPADAKPFTVNWDLSAAEKGGHEYFMLKEIEEQPEALANTLRGHFRDGRVVLDEQRLSDQDLRDVDKVFVVACGSAYHSGLVAKYAIEHWTRLPVEVELASEFRYRDPVLDRDTLVVAVSQSGETADTLEAVRHARAQKARVLAVCNTNGAQIPRESDAVLYTHAGPEIGVASTKAFLAQIAANYLVGLALAQARGTKYPDEVGREFRELEAMPHAVERVLGTVEQVRALGRELADSKAVLFLGRHVGYPVALEGALKLKELAYMHAEGFAAGELKHGPIALIEEGLPVVVVMPSPKGRAVLHSKLVSNISEIQARGARTIVIAEEGDETVRPFADHLIEIPAVSTLLQPLISTVPLQVLAAEIARSRGYDVDKPRNLAKSVTVE; encoded by the coding sequence GTGTGCGGAATCGTGGGATACGTGGGCCATCGCCCGGCACTGGACGTCGTGCTCGACGGGCTGCGGCGGCTGGAGTACCGGGGTTACGACTCGGCGGGCGTCGCCGTGCTCGACGGAGCGGGCGGCCTCGCCGTGGAGCGCAGGGCGGGCCGCCTGACCAACCTGGAGGACCGGCTGGACGAGGTCGGCCGGGAGGGGTTCGCGGGCACCGCCGGCATGGGCCACACCCGCTGGGCCACCCACGGCGCGCCCGTCGACCGCAACTCCCACCCGCACCGCGACGCGACCGGTCGCGTCGCCGTCGTGCACAACGGGATCATCGAGAACTTCGCCGCGCTGCGCGCCGAACTGGAGGGCCGCGGCGTCGAGCTGACCAGCGACACCGACAGCGAGACCGCCGCCCACCTGATCGCGCTCGCGTACGGCGAGGGCGACACCGAGGGCGACCTGGCCGCCAGCGTGCGCGCGGTCGTCCGCCGGCTGGAGGGCGCGTTCACGCTCGTCGTGACGCACGCCGACGAACCGGACGTGGTGGTCGCCGCCCGCCGCTCGTCCCCGCTGGTGGTGGGCGTCGGCGAGGGCGAGACGTTCGTCGCGTCCGACGTGTCGGCGTTCATCGAGCACACCCGCGAGGCCGTCGAGCTCGGCCAGGACCAGGTCGTGGTGATCGACCGGTCCGGCTACACCGTCACCGACTTCGCGGGCGAGCCCGCCGACGCCAAGCCGTTCACGGTGAACTGGGACCTGTCGGCCGCCGAGAAGGGCGGCCACGAGTACTTCATGCTCAAGGAGATCGAGGAGCAGCCCGAGGCGCTGGCGAACACGCTGCGCGGCCACTTCCGGGACGGCCGGGTCGTGCTGGACGAGCAGCGCCTGTCCGACCAGGACCTGCGGGACGTCGACAAGGTGTTCGTCGTCGCGTGCGGCTCGGCGTACCACTCGGGCCTGGTGGCCAAGTACGCGATCGAGCACTGGACCCGCCTCCCGGTGGAGGTGGAGCTGGCGTCCGAGTTCCGCTACCGCGACCCGGTGCTCGACCGGGACACGCTGGTGGTGGCCGTGTCGCAGTCCGGCGAGACCGCCGACACGCTGGAGGCCGTCCGGCACGCCCGCGCGCAGAAGGCGCGGGTGCTGGCGGTGTGCAACACCAACGGCGCGCAGATCCCGCGCGAGTCCGACGCCGTCCTCTACACGCACGCCGGCCCGGAGATCGGCGTCGCGTCGACCAAGGCGTTCCTGGCGCAGATCGCCGCGAACTACCTGGTGGGCCTGGCGCTGGCGCAGGCGCGCGGCACCAAGTACCCGGACGAGGTCGGCCGCGAGTTCCGCGAGCTGGAGGCCATGCCGCACGCCGTGGAGCGGGTGCTGGGCACGGTCGAGCAGGTGCGGGCGCTGGGGCGTGAGCTGGCTGACTCGAAGGCCGTGCTGTTCCTGGGCAGGCACGTCGGCTACCCGGTGGCGCTGGAGGGCGCGCTCAAGCTCAAGGAGCTGGCCTACATGCACGCCGAGGGCTTCGCGGCGGGTGAGCTGAAGCACGGGCCGATCGCCCTCATCGAGGAGGGCCTGCCGGTCGTCGTCGTGATGCCGTCGCCGAAGGGCCGGGCGGTGCTGCACTCGAAGCTCGTGTCGAACATCAGCGAGATCCAGGCGCGCGGCGCGCGGACGATCGTGATCGCGGAGGAGGGCGACGAGACGGTCCGGCCGTTCGCCGACCACCTGATCGAGATCCCGGCGGTGTCGACCCTGTTGCAGCCGCTGATCTCGACCGTGCCGCTGCAGGTGCTCGCGGCCGAGATCGCGCGCAGCCGCGGCTACGACGTGGACAAGCCGCGCAACCTCGCGAAGTCCGTGACCGTGGAGTAG
- a CDS encoding dienelactone hydrolase family protein: MSGYSAKQVLDHLSRPGEHPVLRGDLALVGLPGLVYTPASGLGLPAVAFGHGWLQPVERYRALLRHLASWGIVAAAPGTQRGPLMSSRLLAGNLRTTLDVCTGVRLGDGGISVDPERLAVAGHSMGGGAAVLAAADDPRVRAVATLAASETRPSALDAARRVGVPGLHLAGGEDRIAPPVGHAEAIAQAWLGPVQFRVLPKTSHLGFAEGRHWSELLLDGKGERAAQKLARAMVTAFLLRVLKGEKQWDVLLENDVKGAGLLYRRAALAHR; encoded by the coding sequence GTGAGCGGCTACTCGGCGAAGCAGGTGCTCGACCACCTCAGCAGGCCCGGAGAGCACCCGGTGCTGCGCGGCGACCTGGCCCTGGTCGGACTGCCCGGCCTGGTCTACACCCCCGCGTCCGGGCTCGGGCTGCCCGCCGTGGCGTTCGGGCACGGCTGGTTGCAGCCCGTCGAGCGGTACCGGGCGCTGCTGCGGCACCTCGCGTCGTGGGGCATCGTCGCCGCCGCGCCGGGCACCCAGCGCGGACCGCTGATGTCGTCGCGGCTGCTCGCGGGCAACCTGCGGACCACGCTCGACGTGTGCACCGGCGTCCGCCTCGGCGACGGCGGGATCAGCGTCGACCCGGAACGGCTCGCCGTCGCCGGTCACTCGATGGGCGGAGGCGCGGCGGTGCTCGCGGCGGCCGACGACCCGCGGGTGCGGGCGGTGGCGACGCTGGCCGCGTCCGAGACCCGGCCGTCGGCGCTGGACGCGGCGCGGCGGGTCGGCGTGCCGGGGCTGCACCTGGCCGGTGGCGAGGACCGCATCGCGCCGCCGGTCGGCCACGCGGAGGCCATCGCGCAGGCGTGGCTGGGGCCGGTGCAGTTCCGGGTGCTGCCGAAGACGAGCCACCTCGGGTTCGCCGAGGGGCGGCACTGGAGCGAGCTGCTGCTCGACGGGAAGGGCGAGCGGGCGGCGCAGAAGCTGGCCAGGGCGATGGTGACGGCGTTCCTGCTGCGGGTGCTCAAGGGCGAGAAGCAGTGGGACGTCCTGCTGGAGAACGACGTCAAGGGCGCGGGCCTGCTCTACCGGCGGGCGGCGCTCGCGCACCGCTGA